A single genomic interval of Lathyrus oleraceus cultivar Zhongwan6 chromosome 7, CAAS_Psat_ZW6_1.0, whole genome shotgun sequence harbors:
- the LOC127101950 gene encoding 26S proteasome non-ATPase regulatory subunit 13 homolog B encodes FDSACFTLKLEQFVALAVFQAGDALIQLYNNFITDFETKINLLKLAHFAVMVSRQYSEKEAAVAYLEGVIEKLQATREQRIEEPILYIKMQIALFKLEQGDQKECKNLLENGKSTLDSMTDIDPTVYASYYWVSSQYHKSRQEFAEFYKNALLYLAYTSVESLSDSFKLVCC; translated from the exons TTCGATTCTGCATGTTTTACTCTCAAGCTCGAACAGTTCGTCGCTCTTGCCGTTTTCCAG GCCGGTGATGCTTTGATACAGTTATATAACAATTTCATCACAGACTTTGAGACCAAAATCAACCTTCTCAAACTTGCCCATTTTGCTGTGATGGTTTCTCGACAGTATTCTGAGAAAGAAGCTGCTGTTGCTTATCTTGAAGGGGTCATTGAGAAACTGCAAGCAACTAGAGAGCAGCGCATTGAAGAGCCTATTCTATACATCAAGATGCAAATTGCCTTATTTAAGCTTGAGCAAGGTGACCAAAAGGAATGCAAGAATCTTCTGGAAAATGGAAAGAGTACACTTGACAGCATGACAGATATTGATCCAACTGTTTATGCGAGCTATTACTGGGTATCTTCTCAATATCACAAATCCCGTCAAGAATTTGCTGAGTTCTACAAGAATGCTCTTCTCTATTTAGCGTACACATCAGTGGAGTCTCTCTCTGATTCATTCAAGCTGGTATGTTGTTGA